The window ACCTGCCCAACCAAGAGACCCTGAGGAGCGATAATATACCGTTTCTCACCATCCACGTACGAAATAAGCGCGATGCGTGATGTCCTGTTCGGATCGTACTCGATCGTCGCAACTGTGCCCTTAATTCCGAGCTTGTCGCGGCGGAAATCTATAATACGATAACGTCGCTTGTGTCCACCACCTTTGTTGATGTTCGTACTACGCCCGTAATTATTACGTCCGCCGGTTTCGCTGTGTTTCGCAAGTAAGCTCTTCTCAGGGCGACTTGTCGTAATCTCAGAAAAATCAGCGACCGTTAAATAACGGCGAGTCGGTGTAAATGGTCTGAACGTTTTAACAGCCATGGGTTACCTTAAATTGATTACAAGCCCTCAACGAGATCGATCTTGCTTCCTGCGGCGAGGGTTACATATGCCTTCTTATAACCAGCCCGCTTACCGACCCCCTTCATTGTACGCTTCGTCTTGCCGATAAAACGACAGGTACGAACGCCATCTACCTTAACCGAGAACACTCGCTCAATCGCGCCGCGAATCTCATCTTTCGATGCACGCGGATCGACTTTTAGTGTTACAGTCTGTCCAGTTGCGCCCACCATTGCGCTCTTCTCGGTTATCACCGGAGAGAGCAGAACTGCGTAGTCGCTTACTTTCACTTTGGCAGAAACTTTATTCTTCTTTATCATAAATCCTTCCTACTGATATTACTCAGCCGAGCCTCCAACCCGCACCTCAAGCTCCTTGAGCGCTGTCCGCACACAAAGAACCTTGTTGCTATTGATAAGGTCGTACACATTAACACCTGTTACCGGCAATACCGTTACACCAGTGATGTTTCGAAGTCCAAGACTAAACTTAGCGCGCTCTTCAGATGCTCCAGTCGGAACAATAATAAGAACCTTCTGGTCTGTCAGACCCGCGCTCTTAAGGAATGCAACTGCATCACTGGTCTTACCAGTAGCATGACCCATTCCCTCTAGAACCATGAAGCTTTCCTGTGAACTCTTCACAGTTAGCGCTGAAACAAGAGCACCCTTTCTCATCTTCTTTGAGAGGCTAAACTCATAACTGCGAGGAGTTGGTCCATGAACAACAGCTCCACCGACCCATATCGGCGACTTACTAGATCCTGCTCGTGCACCACCGGTGCCCTTCTGCTTGAAAGGCTTCTTTCTGGTGCCTCTCATCTCACTACGAGTCAAAACATCATGCGTTCCAGATCGACTCTTTGCCCTCTGCCAACGAACAACGCCGTGAATCAGCTCTGCCTTGATAACTGTCTTGAATACAGCTGCCATAAGAGGGACTACACCCTTCTCATTTCCAGCAGCATCAAATAATTTTGCGCTCAATACTTCAGAAGCCATTGTTTAATACCTCCCTCACCTTCCAGGACTAGCCCTGTTTAACCGCTTTGCGAATAACAACCAGGCTACCCCGTGCCCCAGGAATTCCGCCCTTAACGAGCAAAATGTTCTCCTCTGGACGAACGCCAATAACTGTCAGGTTCTGGACGGTAACACTCTCACCACCCATACGTCCCGGCATACGTTGATTCTTGAATACTCGACCTGGGAATTTACGACATCCGATAGATCCAACGTGTCTTCGAACCTCATGCGTACCACGGGTCATCGGCTGACCTTTCATACCATGACGACGAACAACTCCCTGAAAGCCGCGTCCGATTGAAACACCGGAAACGTCGACTACCTCGCCGTCCTTAAATACATCACCAACTGTGATCTCTTTACCAACCTCTGCCCAACCAAGGCTCTGCGCATCACAGCGAACCTCCTTGACGTGGTAGAAAGCGCCCTGGCTAGCCTTCTTGAATTGTCCCTGCTCAGCTTTTGTACAGCGCTGCAGCTTTTTCGGCTCAAAACCGAACTGCACCGCGTTATAGCCATGTACATCAAGGCCGCGAACATCAAGGACGAAGCATGGCCCGGCCTGAATGATAGTCACTGGAATGCTCTGGCCCTCTGGTGTGAAGAGCTGTGTCATTCCTAGCTTCTTGCCTAACAGGCCCTCTGGGTAATTTTTCGACGAAGTCATGAAGAGGTCCCCCTCGTTAAATCTTTTTCAAATCGCTTACTGAAGCTTAATTTCAACATCTATTCCAGTTGATAGCTCTAGCTTGCCCAACTCATCAATGGTCTGCTGAGTTGGCTCTAATATGTCTAAAAGACGCTTGTGCGTACGAATTTCGAACTGCTCTCGCGACTTCTTGTCAACGAACGGAGATCGATTCACCGTAAACTTCTCAATTCGTGTTGGAAGAGGAATCGGACCAGCTACACGCCCGCCTGTACGACGCACGGTCTGAACGATCTCGCCCACAGCTGAATCTAATAGCTTGTGGTCGTATCCCTTAAGTCGAACTCTAATTAACTGCCCGCCAATCATGGCTTTATCCTCACACTTTCACGTTTAGAAACTCTATTGAGCCTAAAACCTTACAAACCTTGTATTTCTTCATATTGTAGAGGCGGATCGATTTGATCCGCCCCTACAATCCGAGACTACTCAGTAATCTCAGTTACAACCCCAGAACCTACTGTCTTACCACCCTCACGGATAGCGAAACGAAGGGTCTTCTCGATACCGATCGATTGATAAAGCTCTACATCCAGATTGATGTGATCGCCTGGCATAGCCATCTCAACACCCTCTGGTAGCTTAATCGAACCGGTCACATCAGTTGTTCTAAAGAAAAACTGTGGACGGTATCCACTGAAAAACGGTTTATGACGTCCGCCCTCTTCCTTCTTAAGGATGTAGGCCTCTGCCTTAAATTTCTTGTGCGCCTTAACGCTGCCAGGCAGACAGAGGATCTGTCCACGCTCTACATCGTCACGCTTAAGACCACGCAGGAGACATCCTACGTTATCGCCAGCCTGTCCCTCATCAAGGAGCTTTTTAAACATCTCGACGCCGGTTACAATTGTTTTGGCTGTGTCGCGGAGACCAACGATCTCAACTTCCTCACCAACCTTAATTCGACCACGCTCAATACGGCCCGTAGCTACAGTTCCACGTCCTGCGATTGAGAACACGTCCTCAACTGGCATAAGGAACGGCTTGTCGATCTCACGCATTGGAACTGGGATGTACTCGTCAATCGTTGCAAGGAGCTTATCAAAAGCACCTACGCCGATATCACTAGCCTCTCCCTGCATAGCCTTAAGAGCGCTACCACGAATAATCGGAGTCTCTGCACCTGGATAATCGTACTCAGCTAGAAGATCACGAACCTCCATCTCAACCAAGTCAATCAGCTCAGCATCATCAACCGTGTCTACCTTATTAAGGAACACAACGATCTTTGGCACGCCTACCTGACGAGCAAGCAAGATATGCTCACGAGTCTGAGGCATTGGACCATCAGAAGCGCTTACAACTAGGATAGCGCCGTCCATTTGAGCGGCACCTGTAATCATGTTCTTAACGTAGTCAGCGTGGCCTGGGCAATCTACGTGAGCGTAGTGACGATTCTTCGTCTCGTACTCAACGTGTGCACTGGCGATTGTTACAGTCTTGCTGTCGTCACGAACTGTACCGCCCTTGGCGATGTCCTTGTACGACTTGACTGTAGCAAGACCCTTGGCAGCCTGCACTGCAACGAGTGCTGCTGTAGTAGTGGTCTTACCATGATCTACGTGGCCGATAGTACCGACGTTAACGTGCGGCTTGTTTCTATCAAATTTCTTGTTTGACATGCTTCTCTCCCGTTTTAGTTAATCAAGACACGATTAAAAAACATTATTTATTTACCATACTTTCTGCGACATGCGTAGGCACTGGCGCATAATGATGATACTCCATAGTGAAGTTGGCTCGCCCTTGCGAGTTTGAACGCAGATCCGTTGAATAACCAAACATCTCTGCCAGCGGCACTTCACATTTTACCGTTTGGGCGCCAGCTTTCGGATCCATACCAAGAATTCTGGCACGTCGTCGGTTCAGGTCACCAACTATATTGCTGATGAAATCATCTGGGCATATAACCTCAACCGCCATGACCGGCTCAAGCAGAGCAATTTTTGCTTTCCTGCATGCTTCTTTCACACACATTGAGCCAGCTATCTTGAAGGCTATTTCGCTTGAGTCAACCTCGTGGAAACTTCCGTAATAGAGCGTTACCCGCATATCAATCACTGGAAAACCCGCTAGAATTCCCCCTTCGAGGGCCTCAACGACTCCCTTCTCAATTGCTGGTATGTACTCTTTCGGGATTATTCCGCCCTTAACCTCATCAACAAACTCTATGCCACTACCTGCAACAAGCGGCTCAACTCGCAGAAATACGTGACCAAACTGCCCACGACCACCTGTCTGCTTAGCGTGCTTATACTCAGCCTCAGCTTTGGACACGATCGTCTCGCGGTATGCTACCTGTGGCTTACCTACGGTCGTATCAACAGCAAACTCTCGAAAGAGTCGCTGCTTTATAATATCGAGATGAAGCTCTCCCATTCCGGCGATCAGGGTCTGCCCTGATTCCTTATCAACACTGACCTTAAGGGAGGGGTCCTCTTTGGCTAACTTCATCAGAGAAAGTCCCATCTTCTGCTCATCGGCCTTGGTCTTTGGCTCAATTGCTATGCTGATAACAGGTGCTGGTGCGTAGATACTCTCAAGCACGATCGGATTATCGATGTCACACAACGTATCTCCGGTGATGGTCTCCTTAAGACCTACCGCTGCGCCTATATCCCCAGCGCTCACCTCCTGAACCTCCTCTCGCTTGTCAGC is drawn from Pseudomonadota bacterium and contains these coding sequences:
- the rplW gene encoding 50S ribosomal protein L23 produces the protein MIKKNKVSAKVKVSDYAVLLSPVITEKSAMVGATGQTVTLKVDPRASKDEIRGAIERVFSVKVDGVRTCRFIGKTKRTMKGVGKRAGYKKAYVTLAAGSKIDLVEGL
- the rplD gene encoding 50S ribosomal protein L4 yields the protein MASEVLSAKLFDAAGNEKGVVPLMAAVFKTVIKAELIHGVVRWQRAKSRSGTHDVLTRSEMRGTRKKPFKQKGTGGARAGSSKSPIWVGGAVVHGPTPRSYEFSLSKKMRKGALVSALTVKSSQESFMVLEGMGHATGKTSDAVAFLKSAGLTDQKVLIIVPTGASEERAKFSLGLRNITGVTVLPVTGVNVYDLINSNKVLCVRTALKELEVRVGGSAE
- the rplC gene encoding 50S ribosomal protein L3 translates to MTSSKNYPEGLLGKKLGMTQLFTPEGQSIPVTIIQAGPCFVLDVRGLDVHGYNAVQFGFEPKKLQRCTKAEQGQFKKASQGAFYHVKEVRCDAQSLGWAEVGKEITVGDVFKDGEVVDVSGVSIGRGFQGVVRRHGMKGQPMTRGTHEVRRHVGSIGCRKFPGRVFKNQRMPGRMGGESVTVQNLTVIGVRPEENILLVKGGIPGARGSLVVIRKAVKQG
- the rpsJ gene encoding 30S ribosomal protein S10 translates to MGGQLIRVRLKGYDHKLLDSAVGEIVQTVRRTGGRVAGPIPLPTRIEKFTVNRSPFVDKKSREQFEIRTHKRLLDILEPTQQTIDELGKLELSTGIDVEIKLQ
- the tuf gene encoding elongation factor Tu, which gives rise to MSNKKFDRNKPHVNVGTIGHVDHGKTTTTAALVAVQAAKGLATVKSYKDIAKGGTVRDDSKTVTIASAHVEYETKNRHYAHVDCPGHADYVKNMITGAAQMDGAILVVSASDGPMPQTREHILLARQVGVPKIVVFLNKVDTVDDAELIDLVEMEVRDLLAEYDYPGAETPIIRGSALKAMQGEASDIGVGAFDKLLATIDEYIPVPMREIDKPFLMPVEDVFSIAGRGTVATGRIERGRIKVGEEVEIVGLRDTAKTIVTGVEMFKKLLDEGQAGDNVGCLLRGLKRDDVERGQILCLPGSVKAHKKFKAEAYILKKEEGGRHKPFFSGYRPQFFFRTTDVTGSIKLPEGVEMAMPGDHINLDVELYQSIGIEKTLRFAIREGGKTVGSGVVTEITE